One part of the Mariniflexile litorale genome encodes these proteins:
- the cysQ gene encoding 3'(2'),5'-bisphosphate nucleotidase CysQ, producing the protein MNTLLITAIKSAIYAGAEIMKIYSGSFEVTLKQDNSPLTIADEHANTMINSYLEKTEIPIISEENKQVVYTIRKDWDTCWIVDPLDGTKEFIKRNGEFTVNIALIKNNKPILGVIYVPVSKTLYYANVSENKAYKYELNSHEYTESIFQNSVELTPKKNDDNQIKIVGSRSHKSEETEGFINILKSKGKDIDLVSKGSSLKFCLVAEGKANIYPRFAPTMEWDTAAGHAICSAVGLKVMQINENNELQYNKQDLLNPYFIVQ; encoded by the coding sequence ATGAATACATTACTTATAACAGCTATTAAAAGTGCTATTTATGCGGGTGCAGAAATAATGAAAATTTATTCTGGTAGTTTTGAGGTAACATTAAAACAGGATAATTCCCCGTTAACTATCGCAGATGAACATGCTAATACGATGATTAACTCTTATTTAGAGAAAACAGAAATTCCCATTATAAGCGAAGAGAATAAACAAGTTGTATACACCATTAGAAAAGATTGGGATACTTGCTGGATAGTCGATCCTTTGGATGGTACTAAAGAGTTTATAAAGCGAAATGGTGAGTTTACGGTAAACATAGCTCTCATAAAAAACAATAAGCCTATTTTAGGAGTTATTTATGTGCCAGTATCCAAGACTCTTTATTATGCCAATGTTTCGGAAAATAAAGCTTATAAGTATGAGTTAAATTCACATGAATATACTGAAAGTATATTTCAAAATAGTGTAGAATTAACACCTAAAAAGAATGATGATAATCAAATCAAAATAGTAGGAAGTCGTTCTCATAAAAGTGAAGAAACAGAGGGTTTCATCAACATTTTAAAGTCAAAAGGAAAAGACATTGATTTAGTTTCAAAAGGAAGTTCATTAAAATTTTGCTTGGTGGCAGAAGGCAAAGCCAATATATACCCTAGGTTTGCACCAACCATGGAATGGGACACCGCAGCGGGACATGCCATTTGTAGTGCTGTAGGTTTAAAAGTGATGCAGATTAATGAAAATAATGAATTGCAGTACAATAAACAAGATTTGTTAAACCCTTATTTTATAGTACAATAA
- the cysC gene encoding adenylyl-sulfate kinase: MKHNKKQNYSVNRLGRALINKHKPCLIWFTGLSGSGKSTIANLLEKELHKKQIHTYTLDGDNLRRGLNKDLLFTKEDRIENLRRTAEVAKLFIDAGLVVIAAFISPYNKIREDIKAIVGSDYYIEVFVNTPLEVCEQRDIKGLYKKARSGEIKNFTGISSPFENPISPTIEIKTLKETPEEAVSKILTLLENKL, encoded by the coding sequence ATGAAGCATAATAAAAAGCAAAATTACAGTGTAAATAGATTAGGCAGAGCATTAATAAACAAGCATAAGCCATGTTTAATTTGGTTTACGGGGTTGTCGGGTTCAGGTAAATCTACCATTGCTAATTTGTTGGAAAAAGAATTACATAAAAAACAAATACACACTTATACCTTAGATGGAGATAATTTACGTCGTGGTTTAAACAAAGATTTATTGTTCACAAAAGAAGATCGTATAGAAAATTTAAGGCGTACCGCCGAAGTGGCTAAATTATTTATAGATGCAGGCTTGGTAGTTATTGCAGCTTTTATTTCGCCATACAACAAAATACGGGAAGATATAAAAGCCATTGTTGGAAGTGATTATTATATTGAAGTATTTGTAAATACACCATTAGAAGTATGTGAACAACGCGATATAAAAGGCTTGTATAAAAAAGCACGTTCAGGAGAGATTAAAAATTTCACAGGAATCAGTTCGCCTTTTGAAAACCCGATAAGTCCAACGATAGAAATAAAAACCCTTAAGGAAACTCCAGAAGAAGCGGTTTCTAAAATTTTAACACTTTTAGAAAATAAGCTATAA